aatatttgctgTAGTACATTTGTTACCAGAAAAGACATTGGTGATTTCAACAAAAAGCTTCAAATAACTAGTGATAGAACTTGACCATTCCCACTCTCTATCAGTTAAAGCTGATGTATAGGCTGGGTCATGCTCTTGCAACAGAGAAAATGCACCCTTGTATTCCAAAGCTGTTTCAAGCATGAAATATGTTGAGTTCCAGTGCACTGGAGAATCAAGAACTAAGTTCTTCTGACCGGTGATTCCCACTTGCTGGGATATCTCATTGAACTTCCCATGAGTTACCTGTGAACTTTTAACATATCTAACACTTCCTCGAATCTTTTGGGTCACTTCACGAAGAGCTTCCATTGCATCTTGAACAATGCAATTCAAAGCATGTGCAGCAGAACGTACATCAAATAACTGGCCATTACTCAAAAGAGGTCTGTTTTGAGAGATTCGCTCCTTGATTCTGAGGACAATATCATCATCAACAGAACAGTCATCAAATGTCATGGCAAACAACTTGCATTCAATGTCCCATTCCATAAGACACTTGATAATAACTTCTGAAAGCATGTCTTCTGTATGAGAAGAATCCAGTGTAACAAAATTTAGAATCTTCTTCTGTAATTTCCAGTCCTCATCAATATAATGTGCAGTCAAACACAAGTACTCCGTGTTTTCTGGAGAAGACCACATTTCAATGGAGAGGTTAATTCTGCCCTGCAACCTATTTATCATTTCATACACTTTCGCTTTCTCTTTCCCATAAATATCCACACAGGAGAGTTCAATGGAGGTATTTGGCAAAAACTCAAACAAAGGCTGGAGATTTTTGACAAATAGTTTGAATCCAACATGCTCAACCATAGTCAGTGGATAACCATGTAATATAATCATGCGGGCAAGATCAAGCTGACTCCGCTCTTGATCAAACCTACTACTTCCAAGGCTAATAACTTCATCTTTTCTCTGCTCCTGATCATACTTTATGACTGTGGGCTTAATATATTCATCTTTCCTCTGTCCTTCATCATAATTGACATTTGGAAGGCTAAGGGTAGTTTCCTTTTTCCTTCTCTTTGCTGCAAGTAGTTGTGACACATCACAATTTGACCTTTTCAAGCATCGCATCAAGTGATTTCTCAGATGGGTAGTTCCACTATTACTTGACCCACTTAGCCTCTTGTTACAATGTACACAAACAGCATAACATATGTCAGCCTTCCTAACCCTTTCAAAGTGATTCCAGACAACAGAAGTTAACCTCTTTGGTTTCTTATTAGCTGATTCATTTGAGACCTCCATTGCATAAGATTTAATAAGGCAGTCTGCACATCACAGAAGCAAATGTAACCATAATTAACAATATCAGAATCCTATATGCCGCAAAACAAAATCCAGAAAAGAAATCATGTTCACAACATAAACAACAAACCCTTCAGTAAACATTAAACACACTATGatgttagaaaaataaaatcaacaaaATTTGACAAG
The genomic region above belongs to Manihot esculenta cultivar AM560-2 chromosome 3, M.esculenta_v8, whole genome shotgun sequence and contains:
- the LOC110611375 gene encoding zinc finger BED domain-containing protein RICESLEEPER 1; translation: MEVSNESANKKPKRLTSVVWNHFERVRKADICYAVCVHCNKRLSGSSNSGTTHLRNHLMRCLKRSNCDVSQLLAAKRRKKETTLSLPNVNYDEGQRKDEYIKPTVIKYDQEQRKDEVISLGSSRFDQERSQLDLARMIILHGYPLTMVEHVGFKLFVKNLQPLFEFLPNTSIELSCVDIYGKEKAKVYEMINRLQGRINLSIEMWSSPENTEYLCLTAHYIDEDWKLQKKILNFVTLDSSHTEDMLSEVIIKCLMEWDIECKLFAMTFDDCSVDDDIVLRIKERISQNRPLLSNGQLFDVRSAAHALNCIVQDAMEALREVTQKIRGSVRYVKSSQVTHGKFNEISQQVGITGQKNLVLDSPVHWNSTYFMLETALEYKGAFSLLQEHDPAYTSALTDREWEWSSSITSYLKLFVEITNVFSGNKCTTANIYFPEICDVHIQLIEWCKSTDDFLSSTALKMKAKFDKYWSKCSLALAVAAILDPRFKMKLVEYYYSQIYGSTALDRIKEVSDGIKELFNAYSICSTLVDQGSALPGNSLPSTSTDSRDRLKGFDKFLHETSQTQSVASDLDKYLEEPVFPRNCDFNILNWWKVHRPRYPILSMMARDVLGTPMSTVAPELAFNTGGRVLDCHRSSLNPDTRQALICARDWLRGEPEEHNPSSAVTLYLEAS